Proteins encoded by one window of Venturia canescens isolate UGA chromosome 2, ASM1945775v1, whole genome shotgun sequence:
- the LOC122406819 gene encoding putative helicase mov-10-B.1, whose translation MISAVKMDTSNQEIKNHVNINKEIAIRSSMNVVPMASFMQNFSFPLPRDLEMALEHEKEDSKLTETAKEYATILGFLKNFKDMKPHQYWFLMKLLLYLDYHQNELDMAQYTLYKQTIVPSSYISDNFVIHVPGLSEDRPSVRARDVVKISQTDGQNCTVSLVTSVGANYITAFVDPRFKEAFQPYHRYDISFEYSDYCFQCCHHAVDRAIKYNLLPILFPLEEPINKIQNQQELVWINESMKSNPEQQQAVINIMARTAFPAPYILFGPPGTGKTSTLVEAISQILKKNPSNRILVCTPSNAAADEVALRLLKSTIDAHDIYRMYSMSRDSKDIGETLKECSNFAGDSALFVSKDILITKKIVITTLITCHRLVSYNLRENHFSYVFVDEAGQATEPETLIPMTLMSSKDESHRGRLHGQIVIAGDPQQLGPSVLSKIAEPLLGCSMLERLMNWKLYRKDGNDKFNPSYVTKLVLNYRCHPAILHIPNVLFYEGELKAIGGSHTMRAVDWPTLPKKKFPVIFHAVDGKEARDPRSPSVYNIEEVKVAMNYVKDLLRSKIGGRSVRQDEIGIVTPYRLQRQKLHDELENRNWKDVAVGTVETFQGQEKDIIIISTVRSVLYAHNGRLHIGFLSNPKRFNVAVTRAKALLIVIGNPTVLQVDANWREFISYCVDNGALMGSKFLLDRYINWSKARKLLGKKHVPTSSCNPDQPFQVVEEAPVEKKSFALPEHNAERRRRFPRYESPYDEFLVKNIASEDNSDVFRLHTYLFNGNSTNKNGANVNGDEVEDEEDLARGIFSDEDEWDTSNSPLYTNAVTSGSAVSEISSRLSNLGMNTKNTKS comes from the exons ATGATTTCGGCAGTAAAAATGGATACTTCAAATCAAGAAATCAAGAACCATGTTAATATTAACAAAGAAATTGCTATCAGAAGTTCCATGAATGT GGTACCCATGGCTTCTTTTatgcaaaatttttcattccctcTTCCTCGAGATCTGGAAATGGCTCTTGAACATGAGAAAGAAGATTCTAAGCTTACTGAAACTGCAAAAGAATACGCAACGATATTGggctttttgaaaaatttcaaagatatGAAGCCACATCAATATTGGTTCTTGATGAAGCTACTGCTTTATCTTGATTATCATCAGAACGAACTGGACATGGCACAATATACATTGTATAAGCAAACAATTGTTCCATCCTCGTACATCTCCGACAACTTCGTCATACATGTCCCAGGCctgtccgaggacagaccttcTGTCAGAGCAAGAGACGTTGTTAAGATAAGTCAAACAGATGGGCAGAATTGCACTGTTTCTTTGGTAACCTCAGTTGGAGCAAACTACATTACTGCTTTTGTAGATCCCAG ATTCAAAGAGGCTTTTCAACCATACCATCGTTACGACATTTCTTTTGAATATTCGGACTACTGTTTCCAGTGCTGTCATCATGCTGTTGATAGAGCAATAAAATACAATCTTTTGCCAATACTGTTTCCATTGGAGGAaccaatcaataaaatacaaaatcaaCA AGAACTCGTGTGGATCAATGAGAGTATGAAAAGCAATCCAGAACAGCAACAGGCTGTTATTAACATCATGGCCCGAACGGCATTTCCAGCTCCGTACATACTTTTTGGTCCACCTGGTACTGGAAAAACATCAACTTTGGTTGAAGCCATTAGTCAG ATCCTAAAGAAGAATCCTTCCAATCGCATTTTAGTTTGTACACCATCGAACGCAGCGGCGGACGAAGTCGCCTTGAGGTTATTGAAAAGCACGATAGACGCACATGACATATACCGAATGTACAGCATGTCGAGGGACAg CAAAGATATCGGTGAAACTCTGAAAGAGTGTTCAAACTTTGCTGGAGATAGCGCACTATTCGTTTCGAAGGATATTCTGATAACGAAGAAGATTGTTATTACAACTTTAATAACTTGTCAtag GTTGGTAAGCTACAATCTCCGGGAAAATCACTTCTCTTACGTTTTTGTTGATGAGGCCGGTCAAGCTACGGAGCCTGAGACCCTGATACCAATGACGTTGATGAGCAGCAAAGATGAGAGTCACAGAGGAAGACTCCACGGTCAAATTGTCATCGCGGGAGATCCGCAACAGCTCGGTCCATCCGTGCTATCGAAAATAGCTGAACCTCTTCTCG GCTGCTCGATGCTGGAGAGATTGATGAACTGGAAACTCTACCGGAAAGATGGGAACGACAAATTCAATCCTTCTTACGTAACGAAACTCGTGCTGAATTATCGTTGTCATCCAGCTATTCTTCACATACCAAATGTACTGTTTTATGAGGGTGAATTGAAAGCTATTGGCGGTTCGCACACCATGAGAGCGGTCGATTGGCCAACCTTGcctaaaaaaaagtttcctgTAATTTTTCACGCGGTCGATGGAAAGGAGGCACGTGATCCACGTTCCCCAAG TGTTTATAATATAGAAGAAGTCAAAGTGGCGATGAATTACGTGAAAGATCTTTTACGGTCGAAAATTGGTGGCAGATCTGTACGTCAAGATGAAATCGGCATAGTTACCCCGTACCGACTCCAAAGACAAAAGTTGCACGATGAATTGGAGAACAGAAATTGGAAAGATGTGGCGGTCGGCACCGTAGAAACTTTTCAGGGACAGGAGAAAGACATAATTATCATTTCGACTGTCCGATCAGTTTTGTATGCTCATAACGGACGACTTCACATcggatttttatcgaatccaaag AGATTCAACGTAGCAGTTACGAGAGCAAAAGCTCTGCTGATCGTAATCGGGAATCCCACAGTTCTTCAAGTTGATGCGAATTGGCGAGAATTTATAAGTTACTGCGTTGACAACGGAGCTCTCATGGGATCAAAGTTCCTCCTCGATCGATATATTAACTGGTCGAAGGCGCGtaaacttttgggtaaaaagcACGTGCCCACGTCGAGTTGTAACCCGGATCAGCCGTTCCAAGTGGTCGAGGAAGCTCCTGTTGAGAAAAAGTCGTTCGCTCTACCCGAACACAATGCTGAGAGAAGAAGACGATTCCCGCGATATGAATCTCCGTATGACGAGTTCCTCGTTAAGAATATCGCATCCGAAGATAATTCCG ATGTTTTCCGTCTGCATACGTACTTGTTCAATGGTAATTCTACGAATAAAAACGGCGCCAACGTCAACGGCGACGAGGTCGAAGATGAGGAGGACTTGGCAAGAGGAATTTTCTCCGACGAGGATGAATGGGATACTTCAAATTCGCCACTCTATACAAACGCCGTAACAAGCGGTTCTGCAGTTTCGGAAATATCAAGTCGCTTATCGAACTTGGGAATGAACACGAAAAATACTAAGAGTTAG